The Methylacidimicrobium sp. B4 genome contains a region encoding:
- the gcvT gene encoding glycine cleavage system aminomethyltransferase GcvT: MQASSPFSLRTSPLDDRHRKWGARMGEFAGWSLPIVYTSVAEETLAVRQRAGLFDISHMGELLVCGPDALDQLDRLLPSNVTALPTGRGRYSLLLQEEGGIIDDLFVYRIEPSRFWLVVNASTTQTDFRWFSAKLGGSETTVTDESERWGGMAIQGPEARRILRSLLPEVPEAWERRAIVAASWKGASVWVAHTGYTGEDGAELFFPVSLGTSLWDALLEAGASSGLRPCGLAARDILRLEACLPLNGHELSPELTPMEARLAWVVDWEKGASFPGKRALEEKRLRGTEISLVAFTVDRPAPPPRTGYELWSGETAVGKVTSGGFSPTLGAAIGMGYVRSALAVEGTRLAYVVRGNRYGAVVKAAPLYRRRTR; the protein is encoded by the coding sequence GTGCAAGCTTCCTCCCCCTTCTCACTCCGTACAAGCCCGCTGGACGACCGCCATCGGAAGTGGGGGGCGCGGATGGGGGAGTTCGCGGGGTGGAGCCTGCCGATCGTCTACACCTCGGTGGCGGAGGAAACATTGGCCGTCCGGCAGAGGGCGGGACTCTTCGACATCAGCCACATGGGGGAGCTCCTGGTCTGCGGTCCCGATGCCCTGGATCAGCTCGACCGGCTTTTGCCGAGCAACGTGACCGCCCTCCCGACGGGTCGAGGCCGCTACTCCTTGCTGCTGCAGGAGGAGGGTGGCATCATTGACGATCTCTTTGTCTATCGGATCGAGCCGTCGCGATTCTGGTTGGTCGTCAACGCCTCGACGACGCAGACCGATTTTCGCTGGTTTTCCGCAAAGCTCGGGGGTTCCGAGACGACCGTCACGGACGAAAGCGAGCGCTGGGGTGGGATGGCCATCCAGGGTCCCGAGGCGAGAAGGATCCTCCGATCGCTCCTCCCGGAGGTTCCGGAAGCCTGGGAGCGACGTGCGATCGTCGCCGCCTCTTGGAAGGGGGCAAGCGTATGGGTAGCGCACACCGGCTACACGGGAGAGGACGGAGCGGAGCTCTTTTTTCCCGTCTCCCTCGGGACGAGCCTCTGGGATGCCCTGCTCGAGGCGGGCGCTTCCTCGGGATTGCGCCCCTGCGGCTTGGCGGCCAGGGACATCCTTCGACTGGAAGCCTGCTTGCCGCTCAACGGTCATGAGCTAAGCCCGGAGCTGACTCCGATGGAAGCCCGCTTGGCCTGGGTCGTCGATTGGGAGAAGGGCGCTTCCTTCCCGGGGAAGAGAGCACTGGAAGAGAAAAGGCTCCGGGGAACCGAGATCTCTCTGGTCGCATTCACTGTCGATCGCCCCGCTCCCCCGCCCAGAACCGGCTACGAGCTTTGGAGTGGAGAAACCGCAGTAGGGAAGGTGACGAGCGGGGGCTTCTCTCCCACTCTGGGCGCGGCGATCGGCATGGGGTATGTGCGCTCGGCCCTGGCCGTCGAGGGGACCCGCCTCGCCTACGTCGTCCGGGGAAACCGCTATGGGGCGGTTGTAAAGGCCGCGCCCCTCTATCGAAGGAGAACCAGATGA
- the gcvH gene encoding glycine cleavage system protein GcvH has protein sequence MNIPTDRFYSASHEWLLLEGETGVVGITDHAQRELSDIVFVELPEIGAHVRQGEAVATIESVKAASDVYAPVTGEIQEVNAGLAQEPGRINTDPYGQGWLFRIRVQNPAETARLQSPEAYAKLTAGAAGTPS, from the coding sequence ATGAACATTCCTACCGATCGTTTCTATTCCGCATCGCATGAGTGGTTGCTGCTCGAAGGGGAGACTGGCGTCGTCGGTATCACCGATCATGCCCAGCGGGAACTATCCGACATCGTCTTTGTCGAGTTGCCGGAGATTGGTGCGCATGTGCGGCAGGGAGAGGCCGTGGCAACGATCGAATCGGTGAAGGCGGCATCCGACGTCTACGCTCCAGTGACCGGAGAGATCCAGGAGGTCAACGCCGGCTTGGCTCAGGAACCCGGCCGGATCAATACCGACCCCTATGGGCAAGGTTGGCTCTTCCGGATCCGTGTCCAAAATCCTGCGGAAACAGCACGGCTCCAATCACCGGAAGCCTACGCAAAGCTTACGGCGGGCGCGGCGGGAACTCCCTCCTAA
- the gcvP gene encoding aminomethyl-transferring glycine dehydrogenase encodes MTNREEPAPFVSRHIGPSPLEQEEMRKALGFSSAAALVDAILPQAVRTRAPLRLPAARSESGALAALQDLAKKNRVARSYLGMGYSASITPAVIRRNILENPDWYTPYTPYQSEISQGRLEALLTFQTLVANLTGLDVANASLLDADTAAAEAMILCSRVSGIPSPRRFLVSSRCHPQTIAVVQTRAEPLGIVTELRDPLQDGLPEEACFGALLPYPTTEGLIPDYADAIATMRERRTIVVLHIDPLALCLFRSPGEIGADIAVGSLQRFGLPLGYGGPHPGFLAARSSYLRKLPGRIVGISRDREGRRAFRLALQTREQHIRREKATSNICTAQALPAVVAAFYAVYHGPSGLRRISEGIRARTERLAEALAAIGVQLLPGPRFDTIVALLPQSRSASLLLRAQARGINLRELPSGLGISLDETTEEGDLIDLLSLFAEELECPLPALPPADAESCPIPPNLQRSLPLLPHSVFRRYQSETELLRYIRRLAGRDISLTTSMIPLGSCTMKLNAASEMLPMLWDEFSRIHPFCPIDQARGYQELLGDLEHWLTEITGMAAVSFQPAAGSQGELAGLLAIRAYHRARGQGNRDLCLLPVSAHGTNPASAAAAGLSAQSVLCDEGGRLDLVDLRSKLSEAGSRVAVLMVTYPSTYGIFEETLPEAIRMVREAGGLVYLDGANANAFLGLCRPGELGVDVCHLNLHKTFAIPHGGGGPGAGPIAVSPALAPFLPSHPFLPRASGGGIGAISGSPWGNAGVYPITWMFLAMTGASGLARCAEVALLSANYVAHRLTPCFSVVFRGRSGLVAHECIIDLRPWKECGIEAEDVAKRLADFGFHAPTVSWPIPGALMIEPTESESKEELDRFCDAMLVIHGEMEKVRRGEFPMDDNPVRNAPHTATAAAAEGWSHPYSRQTAVFPLAWLEERKYWPPVARVDNVFGDRHPSCTWPVEEEAASEKG; translated from the coding sequence ATGACCAATCGAGAAGAACCCGCCCCCTTTGTGAGTCGCCATATCGGTCCGAGCCCTCTCGAGCAGGAAGAGATGCGGAAAGCGCTCGGATTTTCGTCGGCGGCGGCGCTGGTCGATGCGATCCTTCCACAGGCCGTCCGCACCCGGGCTCCGCTGCGGCTACCGGCCGCTCGCTCGGAATCGGGCGCCCTGGCAGCTCTGCAGGATCTGGCCAAGAAGAACCGCGTTGCGCGCTCCTATCTGGGAATGGGCTATTCCGCCTCGATCACCCCCGCGGTGATCCGGCGGAACATCCTGGAGAATCCAGACTGGTACACCCCTTACACCCCCTATCAGTCCGAGATCAGCCAAGGCCGGTTGGAAGCCCTTCTGACCTTTCAGACGCTGGTTGCCAACCTCACGGGTCTCGACGTAGCCAACGCATCTCTGCTGGACGCTGATACGGCTGCCGCCGAAGCCATGATCCTCTGCTCGCGCGTCAGCGGCATCCCGAGCCCACGCCGCTTTCTCGTCTCCTCCCGTTGCCATCCGCAAACCATTGCCGTAGTGCAGACCCGCGCGGAACCGCTCGGGATCGTCACGGAGCTCCGCGATCCCCTGCAGGATGGCCTTCCCGAGGAGGCTTGCTTCGGCGCTCTCCTTCCCTATCCGACGACCGAGGGCCTGATCCCCGACTACGCAGATGCGATCGCTACGATGCGAGAACGCCGGACGATCGTCGTCCTGCATATCGATCCGCTCGCCCTCTGCCTCTTCCGATCGCCTGGCGAGATTGGCGCAGACATCGCCGTCGGCTCCCTGCAGCGGTTCGGTCTCCCTCTCGGCTACGGCGGCCCCCATCCGGGCTTCCTGGCGGCGCGGTCAAGCTATCTCCGCAAGCTGCCCGGGAGAATCGTCGGCATTTCGCGAGACCGGGAGGGAAGACGGGCGTTCCGCTTGGCCTTGCAAACCCGGGAGCAGCATATCCGGCGCGAGAAGGCCACGAGCAACATTTGCACCGCCCAGGCCCTCCCCGCCGTCGTCGCGGCCTTTTACGCGGTGTACCACGGGCCTTCCGGGCTTCGGAGGATCTCCGAAGGCATTCGGGCACGGACCGAACGTCTTGCGGAGGCGCTTGCGGCAATCGGCGTCCAGCTCCTTCCCGGACCACGCTTCGACACCATCGTCGCGCTCCTGCCCCAATCGCGCTCCGCCTCGCTCCTTCTCCGCGCGCAGGCCAGAGGAATCAATCTCCGGGAACTGCCCTCCGGCCTGGGGATCTCCTTGGACGAGACGACCGAGGAAGGCGATCTGATCGACCTGCTCTCGCTTTTCGCCGAGGAGCTTGAGTGCCCGCTGCCGGCCCTGCCCCCGGCGGATGCGGAGTCATGCCCCATCCCGCCGAATCTCCAACGGAGCCTCCCCCTCCTTCCCCACTCGGTCTTCCGGCGATACCAGAGCGAGACCGAGCTCCTCCGGTACATCCGGCGGCTGGCCGGGCGCGACATCAGCCTGACGACCTCGATGATCCCCTTGGGATCATGCACCATGAAGCTCAACGCCGCCTCCGAGATGCTGCCGATGCTTTGGGACGAATTCTCCCGGATTCATCCCTTCTGCCCGATCGACCAGGCCAGGGGATACCAGGAGCTGCTCGGTGATCTCGAACACTGGCTCACGGAGATCACGGGGATGGCGGCCGTATCCTTTCAGCCGGCGGCAGGGAGCCAGGGGGAGCTCGCCGGGTTGCTGGCGATTCGTGCCTACCACAGGGCTCGCGGGCAGGGGAATCGGGATCTCTGCCTCCTCCCGGTTTCCGCGCATGGAACCAACCCCGCCAGTGCTGCCGCAGCGGGTCTTTCCGCTCAATCCGTGCTCTGTGACGAGGGAGGGCGGCTCGACCTGGTCGATCTCCGGAGCAAGCTTTCCGAGGCGGGGTCCCGCGTCGCGGTGCTCATGGTCACCTACCCCTCGACCTACGGCATTTTCGAGGAGACCCTCCCGGAAGCAATCCGCATGGTCCGGGAAGCGGGCGGGCTTGTCTACCTCGACGGCGCCAACGCCAATGCCTTCCTGGGTCTCTGTCGCCCGGGAGAGCTGGGGGTGGATGTCTGCCATCTCAACCTCCATAAGACCTTCGCCATTCCCCACGGCGGCGGGGGCCCCGGCGCCGGACCGATTGCCGTCTCTCCCGCCCTCGCTCCCTTCCTCCCCTCCCATCCTTTTCTGCCCCGGGCATCGGGAGGTGGCATTGGTGCGATCAGCGGTTCCCCCTGGGGGAATGCGGGAGTCTACCCCATCACCTGGATGTTCCTGGCGATGACGGGAGCTTCCGGCCTGGCGCGTTGCGCGGAAGTGGCGCTTCTCTCGGCCAACTATGTCGCCCATCGGCTCACCCCCTGCTTCTCCGTGGTGTTCCGCGGTCGCTCGGGGCTCGTGGCCCATGAATGCATCATCGATCTTCGCCCATGGAAGGAGTGCGGGATCGAGGCGGAGGATGTGGCCAAGCGTCTCGCGGATTTCGGCTTCCATGCGCCGACGGTCTCCTGGCCGATCCCCGGGGCCCTGATGATCGAACCGACCGAAAGCGAGTCGAAGGAGGAGCTCGATCGCTTTTGCGACGCGATGCTCGTGATCCATGGCGAGATGGAGAAGGTGCGCAGGGGCGAGTTCCCGATGGACGACAACCCCGTCCGGAACGCTCCCCACACCGCCACGGCCGCCGCAGCGGAGGGGTGGAGCCATCCCTACTCTCGCCAGACGGCGGTCTTTCCGCTTGCCTGGCTAGAAGAGAGGAAGTATT